The following are encoded in a window of Leptotrichia hongkongensis genomic DNA:
- the mfd gene encoding transcription-repair coupling factor, whose product MNFNLSFLDKIEKLKDKKIDILQSENNFYRGAIPWFLLCSEKKKIIYISTSNRNLENYHAMLENYYEMSEKQKDILIKKSKTGKKNIKESKNKLEDKKIIDIFENISQNKEDITGINIRLLDILKNQEKFILFVNLQITLDIFFEKVKFFSFEIGKEYSFTKIVEFLVENGYENSYLIEKKGQYSRRGDILDIFPPDLENPVRLEFFGDELESIRIFDIDSQISVEKMQEIKVFGNLLSGNNYELIELIDELKAEDVTIVIENEELLDYKMEEFILLDRSREEIYRKRYENLKKKSIFVQTKNFSQEQIETFRDKNRLEKLSKIEDIYIFTNNYEKKMAEFGQILTEKENNLEIEKYELFEGFIFSDTSENPDNKNRKNNFIVLTDRELDGYIYERKKKTTKAIKYKKVNQIIEGDYVIHVQYGVGIYKGIQTMEERDYLKIKYADEDILYIPVEKLDRLEKYVSNDTEPQLFRLGTRGFKRKRKKLEEDIQKFAAELIKIQARRQSQNGFVYQKDTVWQEEFEANFPFEETEDQRNAINDVKKDMESPQIMDRIVCGDVGYGKTEVAMRAAFKAIDNGKQVVMVAPTTVLAEQHFERFKRRFENYPITIENLSRLTKSKSKDILKNLKSGIIDLVIGTHRLLSDDVQFKNLGLLIIDEEQKFGVKAKEKLKSQREKLDVLTLTATPIPRTLNLAMLGIREISIIDTPPTNRLPIITEILDWDEETIKMAILRELSRDGQVFYIYNDVKNMKEKLKELKEMLPDFVKIEFINGQLPPKEIKDKLLRFENGQFDILIASTIIENGIDVGNANTILIENFTGLGLSQVYQLKGRVGRSNRQGYCYLLKTRNITKQGRQKEESMLKVEGIKSGGFQISMEDLKIRGAGEILGDKQHGTIETFGYDLYIKMLNEEIRRQKGEFVEKIENVEIILNERGFIPETYIEKDERLNIYKRFAMLETDSELTDLLDEIRDRFGKIPEQMKKFILSIKLKLFAEKYKIQRIFETRNHFELYFLGNAQKEQAELNEKFEMKKVVKTIDAVSPKGKNKEEDTVDNLVVMKVRKSDFLTVVGCE is encoded by the coding sequence GCGGTGCAATTCCGTGGTTTTTATTATGTTCAGAAAAGAAAAAGATAATTTATATTTCCACATCCAACAGAAATTTGGAAAATTATCATGCAATGCTGGAAAATTACTATGAAATGTCAGAAAAACAAAAGGATATTTTAATAAAAAAATCTAAAACTGGTAAAAAAAATATTAAAGAAAGTAAAAATAAACTAGAAGATAAAAAAATAATTGATATTTTTGAAAATATTTCACAAAATAAAGAAGATATTACTGGAATAAATATAAGACTGTTGGATATTTTAAAAAATCAGGAAAAATTTATTTTATTTGTGAATTTACAGATTACTTTGGATATTTTTTTTGAAAAAGTTAAGTTTTTTTCCTTTGAGATTGGAAAAGAATATAGTTTTACGAAAATTGTGGAATTTCTTGTAGAAAATGGGTATGAAAATTCATATTTGATTGAGAAAAAGGGTCAGTACAGCAGACGTGGGGATATTCTTGATATTTTTCCGCCAGATTTGGAAAATCCTGTTAGACTGGAATTTTTTGGGGATGAACTGGAAAGTATAAGAATTTTTGACATTGATAGCCAGATTTCTGTGGAAAAGATGCAAGAAATAAAGGTTTTTGGAAATTTGCTTTCTGGAAATAATTATGAATTGATTGAGCTTATTGATGAACTAAAGGCGGAAGATGTAACGATCGTTATTGAAAATGAGGAATTGCTGGACTATAAAATGGAAGAGTTTATTTTGCTTGACAGAAGCCGTGAGGAAATTTATCGAAAAAGATATGAAAATCTGAAGAAAAAAAGTATTTTTGTTCAGACTAAAAATTTCTCACAGGAGCAGATTGAAACTTTTAGGGATAAAAATAGGCTTGAAAAATTGTCAAAAATTGAAGATATTTATATTTTTACGAATAACTATGAGAAGAAAATGGCTGAATTTGGACAAATTCTGACTGAAAAAGAAAACAATCTGGAAATTGAAAAATATGAGCTGTTTGAAGGATTTATCTTTAGTGATACTTCAGAAAATCCAGATAATAAAAATAGAAAAAATAATTTTATTGTGCTTACAGACAGGGAGCTTGACGGATATATTTACGAGCGAAAGAAAAAAACAACAAAAGCTATAAAATATAAAAAAGTCAATCAGATTATAGAAGGTGACTATGTAATCCACGTTCAATATGGTGTTGGAATTTATAAGGGAATTCAGACAATGGAAGAGCGGGATTATTTGAAAATCAAGTATGCTGACGAGGATATTTTGTATATTCCTGTGGAAAAGCTGGACAGACTTGAAAAATATGTGTCAAATGATACGGAACCGCAGTTATTCAGGCTGGGAACACGTGGATTTAAACGGAAAAGAAAAAAGCTCGAAGAAGATATTCAGAAATTTGCGGCAGAACTTATCAAAATACAGGCAAGAAGACAAAGCCAGAACGGTTTTGTATATCAGAAAGATACTGTGTGGCAGGAGGAATTTGAGGCGAATTTTCCATTTGAAGAAACAGAAGATCAGAGAAATGCCATAAATGATGTGAAAAAGGATATGGAAAGTCCGCAAATAATGGACAGGATTGTCTGTGGAGATGTTGGATATGGGAAAACGGAAGTTGCAATGAGAGCTGCATTTAAAGCAATTGACAATGGAAAGCAGGTTGTTATGGTAGCTCCGACTACAGTGCTTGCAGAACAGCATTTTGAAAGATTTAAAAGAAGATTTGAAAATTATCCAATTACAATTGAGAATTTATCACGGCTTACAAAAAGTAAATCAAAAGATATTTTGAAAAATCTGAAAAGTGGAATTATTGACTTAGTTATTGGAACTCACAGGCTTCTAAGTGATGACGTACAGTTTAAGAACTTAGGGCTTTTAATTATTGATGAGGAGCAGAAATTTGGAGTTAAGGCTAAAGAAAAGTTAAAATCTCAAAGGGAAAAGCTGGATGTGCTGACATTAACTGCGACTCCGATTCCACGTACATTAAATCTTGCGATGCTTGGAATCCGAGAGATTTCCATAATTGACACTCCGCCAACAAACAGGCTTCCCATTATAACAGAAATTCTCGATTGGGATGAGGAAACAATAAAAATGGCAATACTGCGTGAACTATCACGTGATGGGCAAGTTTTCTATATTTATAACGATGTAAAAAATATGAAGGAAAAATTGAAGGAACTGAAGGAAATGCTTCCAGATTTTGTAAAAATAGAATTTATAAATGGACAGCTTCCGCCAAAGGAAATTAAGGATAAGTTGTTGCGTTTTGAAAATGGGCAGTTTGACATTCTGATTGCTTCAACAATTATTGAAAATGGAATTGATGTGGGAAATGCTAACACTATTTTGATTGAAAATTTTACTGGTCTAGGATTATCGCAGGTGTATCAGCTGAAAGGGCGTGTAGGACGTAGCAACAGGCAAGGATACTGTTATTTATTAAAAACGAGAAATATTACAAAGCAGGGACGTCAAAAGGAAGAAAGCATGCTAAAAGTGGAAGGAATAAAATCAGGAGGTTTTCAAATTTCGATGGAAGACTTGAAAATACGTGGTGCTGGGGAAATTTTGGGAGATAAGCAGCACGGAACGATTGAAACTTTTGGATATGATTTATATATAAAAATGCTAAATGAGGAAATTCGTAGGCAAAAGGGCGAGTTCGTCGAAAAAATAGAAAATGTGGAAATTATACTAAATGAAAGAGGATTTATTCCGGAAACATATATTGAAAAAGATGAAAGGCTAAATATCTATAAACGTTTTGCAATGCTGGAAACAGATAGCGAATTAACTGATTTGCTTGATGAAATTAGAGATAGATTTGGGAAAATTCCAGAACAGATGAAAAAATTTATTTTAAGCATTAAATTAAAATTATTTGCTGAAAAATACAAAATTCAGAGAATTTTTGAAACAAGAAATCATTTTGAGCTGTACTTTTTAGGAAACGCTCAAAAAGAACAGGCAGAGTTAAA